Proteins encoded by one window of Erwinia pyrifoliae DSM 12163:
- a CDS encoding putative adhesin — MYNIKKINQSQPLSQHREAIGNNTNWHDKKQGDQGTQDARVKNIANQPGSHKDNKARTAAANLLIHMISSLGNSSDKPAILTQREGPLSADARIKYADSIFVPQGNQHSLRNDLQSEKNKHAKKEVKNEEYPSSKNLPLNFSTTEKLSEHTTDKTLPISKNGSLSNGLTVAGNFSGYVHAGQHKRITYTPSDNDHKVLPKNHLLGRHVPYRVKTTTQAPPLDGVKKVKRFDFSCVNDGEKLSFAQIIRRIGITMEHPISTLVSDIVNIVEWYGGRGCASQDKMKKINLVTNPLDQILSQTLSLLPNTNPVSILIYIVGPLLVQLANTLEGKPASVEENISLIQQVNQQFRAVTTKMTKMEQSLIESRTISDNQKSKVGLPSFHTENKVNHIWLEIDGKVTSVKFNVKNRKIFAEVPHKKGHPIRQEVYFSHLRNKWEMTGARKFNRFSVKERRLTRKFAIATHNDYSEINDKSNIYSMFNPFTKTNARLTAIELFGRPVPYFYDIKTKRHFIYNAAQINDPFYEVVLVEGEWHLKNPPDKKIKIESLHSPEYGKNLNVAFVKKKRGIPILAQVNSETGIFFGPEFIRTAENKLEPATKNAIRQQKIKTKGKNPHKKHGDEISSSREKPDILDGKEKSASLKSGVVTRREIEGSDYIHYYTKSKNKDAGSENLVISAHGGFIDSDTQKPVVILPSDITIKMLAPHGTYLEDPGLNDIVNSETELKSYITITEGKVVNVEFASQEGNEGWKNSDTYNPNDIINTLGNKDGLQNYRHFRYEGESDEHITNILTKNIEMANEGKSTLTDIITVNNKINDMSETDLNVASVQKIIDLDQSGKLLNSKGERYKNIIFSHCRNNFLTSADKTSTYCMESLTSNGANKLPKGSTISNVKVTILHRNDVNKKFNIKQTSLAFFIFRPVIKTSGTTSPSPD; from the coding sequence GTGTATAACATAAAAAAAATCAATCAATCTCAGCCCCTTAGTCAACACCGAGAAGCTATAGGGAATAACACAAACTGGCATGATAAAAAACAGGGGGACCAGGGAACTCAAGACGCACGGGTTAAAAATATAGCTAATCAACCCGGTAGCCATAAAGATAATAAGGCCAGGACTGCAGCGGCTAATTTATTAATTCACATGATAAGTTCACTTGGAAATTCCTCTGACAAACCTGCCATATTGACTCAACGAGAGGGTCCACTGTCTGCAGATGCACGCATTAAGTATGCCGATAGCATATTTGTCCCACAAGGAAATCAGCACAGTTTGCGTAATGACTTACAAAGTGAAAAAAATAAACACGCAAAAAAAGAGGTAAAAAACGAGGAATATCCCAGTTCGAAAAATTTGCCGCTAAATTTTTCTACGACAGAGAAATTATCCGAACATACTACAGATAAAACATTGCCAATATCCAAAAACGGTTCTTTGTCCAACGGATTAACCGTGGCGGGTAATTTTTCCGGTTATGTGCACGCCGGGCAGCATAAGCGGATTACATATACACCTTCTGACAATGATCATAAGGTGTTACCTAAAAACCACCTGTTAGGTCGTCATGTCCCGTACCGCGTTAAGACAACCACCCAAGCCCCCCCCCTTGACGGTGTGAAAAAAGTGAAAAGGTTCGACTTTTCGTGCGTTAACGATGGTGAAAAACTTTCCTTTGCACAGATAATTCGTCGGATTGGTATTACGATGGAACACCCAATAAGCACATTGGTAAGTGATATTGTAAATATCGTTGAGTGGTATGGAGGACGGGGCTGCGCTTCACAGGATAAAATGAAAAAAATCAACCTCGTCACCAATCCACTTGATCAAATTTTATCGCAAACACTATCCCTTTTACCCAATACTAATCCCGTGTCAATCTTAATATATATTGTCGGTCCATTGCTAGTACAACTTGCTAATACACTGGAAGGTAAACCTGCATCAGTTGAGGAAAACATCAGTCTGATACAGCAAGTCAATCAACAATTCAGAGCTGTTACTACGAAAATGACCAAGATGGAACAAAGTCTTATCGAATCCCGCACAATTTCAGACAATCAAAAAAGCAAAGTAGGACTTCCAAGTTTTCATACTGAAAATAAAGTTAACCATATTTGGCTGGAAATTGACGGCAAGGTTACCAGCGTGAAGTTCAACGTAAAAAATAGAAAAATTTTTGCTGAAGTTCCCCACAAAAAAGGGCATCCAATACGTCAAGAAGTCTATTTCAGCCATTTAAGAAATAAGTGGGAAATGACGGGGGCTCGCAAATTTAATCGCTTCAGTGTGAAAGAGCGACGCTTGACGCGAAAATTTGCCATAGCCACACATAATGATTATTCAGAAATTAATGATAAATCTAATATTTACAGCATGTTTAATCCCTTTACCAAAACCAACGCACGCCTGACGGCCATTGAATTATTTGGTCGCCCAGTACCCTATTTTTACGATATTAAAACGAAGAGACATTTCATCTACAACGCTGCTCAAATCAATGACCCTTTCTATGAAGTGGTCCTTGTAGAAGGGGAGTGGCATCTTAAAAACCCACCTGATAAAAAAATTAAGATTGAGTCTCTCCATAGCCCTGAATATGGGAAAAACCTAAATGTTGCTTTTGTCAAGAAAAAAAGGGGCATACCGATATTGGCTCAGGTCAATTCGGAAACGGGGATTTTTTTTGGCCCAGAGTTTATAAGGACTGCAGAAAATAAACTTGAACCTGCCACTAAAAATGCAATACGCCAACAAAAAATTAAAACTAAGGGTAAAAACCCTCACAAAAAACATGGAGATGAGATATCCAGCTCCAGGGAAAAACCAGATATTCTTGATGGAAAAGAAAAGAGCGCTTCGTTAAAATCTGGCGTGGTTACCAGGCGTGAGATTGAAGGAAGTGATTATATTCATTATTATACTAAGTCAAAGAACAAAGATGCAGGCAGTGAAAACCTGGTTATTTCGGCCCATGGTGGCTTTATTGACAGTGATACACAAAAACCTGTCGTCATACTCCCTTCAGATATAACGATAAAAATGTTAGCCCCACATGGCACATATCTTGAAGACCCCGGACTAAACGACATTGTAAATTCTGAAACCGAGTTGAAATCATATATAACAATTACCGAAGGAAAAGTAGTTAATGTGGAATTCGCTTCGCAGGAAGGCAATGAAGGATGGAAAAATTCTGATACCTACAATCCAAACGACATTATCAACACGCTGGGTAATAAGGATGGCCTGCAGAATTATCGCCATTTCAGATATGAAGGGGAGAGCGATGAACACATTACAAATATTTTAACAAAGAACATCGAAATGGCAAATGAAGGAAAATCAACATTAACAGATATAATAACAGTTAATAATAAAATAAACGATATGTCAGAAACTGATTTGAACGTAGCCAGCGTGCAAAAAATTATCGACCTGGACCAGTCAGGAAAACTATTGAATAGTAAAGGAGAGAGATATAAAAATATCATATTCTCTCACTGCCGAAATAATTTTTTAACATCAGCCGATAAAACATCAACTTACTGTATGGAATCGTTAACAAGCAATGGAGCAAACAAGCTCCCCAAAGGCTCAACAATTAGTAACGTTAAGGTAACAATACTTCACCGCAATGACGTAAATAAAAAATTTAACATTAAACAAACCAGCTTAGCGTTCTTTATATTTCGCCCCGTGATAAAAACCTCAGGAACAACCTCACCCAGCCCTGATTAA